The genomic region ctgaccacaatggaatacaattagaagtcaataaccatcagagatttagaaaattcacaaatacctggaggttaaacaacacactcctaaacaatcagtgggttaaagaagaaatagaaagagaaattgctaaatatatagagacgaatgaaaatgagaacacaacataccaaaacctatgggatgcagcaaaagcagtgctaagggggaaatttatagcactaaacgcatatattaaaaaggaagaaagagccaaaatcaaagaactaatggatcaactgaagaagctagaaaatgaacagcaaaccaatcctaaaccaagtacaagaaaagaaataacaaggattaaagcagaaataaatgacatagagaacaaaaaaacaatagaaaggataaatatcaccaaaagttggtttttttgagaagatcaacaagattgacaagcccctagctagactgacaaaatcaaaaagagagaagacccatataaacaaaataatgaatgaaaaaggtgacataactgcagatcctgaagaaattaaaaaaattataagaggatattatgaacaactgtatggcaacaaactggataatgtagaagaaatggacaatttcctggaaacatatgaacaacctagactgaccagagaagaaatagaagacctcaaccaacccatcacaggcaaagagatccaatcagtcatcaaaaatcttcccacaaataaatgcccagggccagatggcttcacaggggaattctaccaaactttccagaaagaactgacaccaatcttactcaaactctttcaaaacattgaaaaaaatggaacactacctaactcattttatgaagctaacatcaatctaataccaaaaccaggcaaagatgctacaaaaaaggaaaactaccggccaatctccctaatgaatatagatgcaaaaatcctcaacaaaatacttgcaaatcgaatccaaagacacattaaaaaagtcatacaccatgaccaagtggggttcattccaggcatgcaaggatggttcaacataagaaaaacaatcaatgtattacaacacattaaaaactcgaaagggaaaaatcaattgatcatctcaatagatgctgaaaaagcatttgacaaaatccaacatccctttttgataaaaacacttcaaaaggtaggaattgaaggaaacttcctcaacatgataaagagcatatatgaaaaacccacagccggcatagtactcaatggtgagagactgaaagccttccctctaagatcaggaacaagacaaggatgcccgctgtcaccactgttattcaacattgtgctggaagtgctagccagggcaatccggcaagacaaagaaataaaaggcatccaaattggaaaagaagaagtaaaactgtcattgtttgcagatgatatgatctaatatctagaaaaccctgagaaatcgacgatacacctactagagctaataaacaaatttagcaaagtagcgggatacaagattaatgcacataagtcagtaatgtttctatatgctagaaatgaacaaactgaagagacactcaagaaaaagataccattttcaatagcaactaaaaaaatcaagtacctaggaataaacttaaccaaagatgtaaaagacctatacaaagaaaactacataactctactaaaagaaatagaaggggaccttaaaagatggaaaaatattccatgttcatggataggaaggctaaatgtcattaagatgtcaattctacccaaactcatctacagattcaatgcaatcccaatcaaaattccaacaacctactttgcagacttggaaaagctagttatcaaatttatttggaaagggaagatgcctcgaattgctaaagacactctaaaaagaaaaacgaagtgggaggacttacactccctgactttgaagcctattataaagccacagctgccaaaacagcatggtactggcacaaagatagacatatagatcaatggaatcgaattgagaattcagagatagaccctcagatctatggctgactgatctttgataaggcccccaaagtcaccgaactgagccataatggtcttttcaacaaatggggctgggagagttggatatccatatccaaaagaatgaaagaggacccctacctcaccccctacacaaaaattaactcaaaatggaccaaagatctcaatataaaagaaagtaccataaaactcctagaagataatgtaggaaaacatcttcaagaccttgtattaggaggccacttcctagactttacaccgaaagcacaagcaacaaaagagaaaatagataaatgggaactcctcaagcttagaagtttctgcacctcaaaggaatttctcaaaaaggtaaagaggcagccaactcaatgggaaaaaatttttggaaaccatgtatctgacaaaagactgatatcttgcatatacaaagaaatcctacaactcaatgacaatagtacagacagcccaattataaaatgggcaaaagatatgaaaagacacttctctgaagaggaaatacaaatggccaagaaacacatgaaaaaatgttcagcttcactagctattagagagatgcaaattaagaccacaatgagataccatctaacaccggttagaatggctgccattaaacaaacaggaaactacaaatgctggaggggatgtggagaaattggaactcttattcattgttggtgggactgtataatggttcagccactctggaagtcagtctggcagttccttagaaaactagatatagagctaccattcgatccagcgattgcacttctcggtatatacccggaagatcggaaagcagtgacacgaacagatatctgcacgccaatgttcatagcagcattattcacaattgccaagagatggaaacaacccaaatgtccttcaacagatgagtggataaataaaatgtggtatatacacacgatggaatactacgcggcagtaagaaggaacgatctcgtgaaacatatgacaacatggatgaaccttgaagacataatgctgagcgaaataagccaggcacaaaaagagaaatattatatgctaccactaatgtgaactttgaaaaatgtaaaacaaatggtttataatgtagaatgtaggggaactagcagtagagagcaattaaggaagggggaacaataatccaagaagaacagataagctatttaacgttctggggatgcccagaaatgactatggtctgttaatttctgatggatgtagtaggaacaagttcactgaaatgttgctttattatgtaactttcttggggtaaagtaggaacatgttggaagttaagcagttatcttaggttaattgtctttttcttactcccttgctatggtctctttgaaatgttcttttattgtatgtttgttttctttttaactttttttttcatacagttgatttgaaaaaagaagggaaagttaaaaaaaaaaaaagaaaagaaaaagacaaacaaggaaaaaaaaaaaaagatgtagtgcccccttgaggagcctgtggagaatgcaggggtattcgcctaccccacctccatggttgctaacatgaccacagacataggggactggtggtttgatgggttgagccctctaccataagttttacccttgggaagacggttcctgcaaaggagaggctaggcctccctgtatttgtgcctaagagtctcctcctgaatgcctctttgttgctcagatgtggccctctctctctggctaagccaacttgaaaggtgaaatcactgccctcccccctacatgggatcagacacccagggaagtgaatctcgctggcaacgtggaatatgactcccggggaggaaagtagacccggcatcgtgggatggagaacatcttcttgaccaaaagggggatgtgaaaggaaatgaaataagcttcagtggcagagagattccaaaacgagccgagagatcactctggtgggcactcttacgcacactttagacaaccttttttaggttctaaagaattggggtagctggtggtggatacctgaaactattaaactacaacccagaacccatgaatctcgaagacagttgtataaaaatgtagcttatgagggatgacagtgggattgggaatgccataaggaccaaactccactttgtctagtttatggatggatgtgtagaaaagtaggggaagcaaacaaacagacaaaggtacctagtgttcttttttacttcaattgctctttttcactctaattattattcttgttatttttgtgtgtatgctaatgaaggtgtcagggattgatttaggtgatgaatgtacaactatgtaacggtactgtaaacaatcgaaagtacaatttgttttgtatgactgcgtggtatgtgaatatatctcaataaaatgatgattaaaaaaaatatatatatatataagtgctGAAGGGATCACATGCTTCCTATTATGTCAGtgatttataattcttttgaaatttttctttgacAGAGATATCATTTTGAGTTCCTACTCTATTtggaatattttgtaaatattaaattcGTGAAGTAGACATTACTGCAAATTCTATAGACAAAGGAATCAGTTTTCCAAAAGCTCAAGAGTTTTTCCAAAGTTACATGACAAATAAATGGCAGAATTGAGACAACTTCTCCTGAAGTCCATGAATTTTTAAGTTGTCTGTACTGACACATAGAAGTTAATCCAGAAGCCTAAAAATTGGTGATTGTGAAATAAGTCTTTTACCCTGTGCTCCAAATGTGCAAGCCTTTTGTATTTCCATAATGTGGTCATAACCATGTGATAATTAGCTTGAAAATGTAGACTGATAAATAAAATAGTCAAACAAATCTTTATACAATCTCGACCTTCAGCATGAAACTGACTTCAATAGGCTAGAAATACTTATAAACATACAAGTAGCCGCTTTAACAAAGTTGGTCATGCAATGCTATGAATAAACTGCTGGCATAAAATATCCACAACAATGACAAAAGTTAGCTAATGAACCATTTTTGAGGATCCTGCAATAATGACCACTAGAGAGGAGCAAAAGGGAACATTTTCAGTCTTGCAGACAGGAAGTAGCATTTTTCCTGCCTTCTGACATGTAGTAATGGTTCTTTATAAGTGGTTACATTAGttacaagaaaaaggaaacaaggagAGAATAATGTGAATTATGGTGGCATGGTCAGTCTTCCATTTTCAGTAAGAAGCTGAAGGACCAAGGATTAACAGATACAGAAATGTCCATTTCATCATTTTAAGGCATCAAGGAAAATAGACAAGTTCAGGAGAATATGTACTGCACTTTAAGGCTTATTAAAGTTATAGTGTAGGGGACCATGTTTCTTCTTCAAGGGATTGCTATAAACATGTTAAATCACAAATTATAGTGACAATATGAAAATGAACATTCACAAAGAATTAGGTGTGACTCAATAATCATTAATTACTTACATATTACAAACAATACACAGGTTTGCCCATAAAGTAGAAAacaatttctttctgctttagctTATTCACATTCTGGAATATATAATGGATTTAGGAGGAAACATATTTTAACAACATGGAAGACTTCACATTTCATATTATCCTACATCATAATATGATTAAATTCTCATTTCCATAATTAATATCTACTTATCATAATGCTACTAGCAgtcattattcctattttataggaCAATGAAGATTGCAGTGAAAATAATAATTGCCTGAATCAACAATCAATCAATCCATCAATCCATTGCTTTTGCAGGTAAGATTGTCATTCCCAAAATATTGAAATGTGTATCTATGGTAATGATATGACCTTACTTAGAAATGTCAAATAGTACAAGTGAAACAAAAGGTAAGCAGAAGTACAACCACTCAACTATAGCTGTCCCAAAGGAACAtgttttaaggatttttgcaATGTTTCCAGACCttcattttgatatgttttaataATACTGAATTAATGTGTTTGTTATTGGAGACATATCTTGGAGAACTTTTTTTTGTGTCATATATTATATGTAAGTCAAATTTTGTTCAACAACTCATTGGCTGAACtattgtattttataataaactgATGGATATCCATGACATTAAAAAGTATAATCAATTTTAAGAAGTATGAGATCCTTTGAAAAATGAATATTGAAATGAAGTGTTACTTGAATTCAGAAAGATTTATAGTTCATCATATGTAGATAAGGGCAGTGAATTTAAGAAATATGATTTGAGATATATCTTACTGACTTTCCAGAGTTTTTATAGAAATAGATCACAATCTAAAACATCTAAAACATCTAAAGAGTGATGTTTTCAAAGGTTGGGAAAAGACAGGGATACAGTGGTGGAAAATTAGATGAGAGcagaataatgaagaaaaatataagggGAAGGGGGAATAGAAGGAGTTGAAAAGGAGAATTCAAAACTAAGAATTTTGGAATGTTATTGAAAATGCAATTTGGGCCTCACTACTGAGAAAGGAAACTTTGGACAGTGCCCCCATGAGCCTTTAATGAGATGAGTGAATAACCAACATAAAGATGAATCAAGGGAGAGCAGAAATGTGACACCAGGGGGGTAAATCCTTATAACATACTTCATATTTGAGGAAGGCCAGGTAGCTGAAAACTGAGGTAACAGCCAACTGTTATTCTGGTGTAGATATTATTGGAATGAGGTGCTTAGATGCTGGCAGGTGCCAGATTGTTAAGTTTCAAATCAAAATCTGAGATGAATAGATAAAACATGGTTTGAGAAAGGCTAACTAAAGAAAGTAGCAGAAAAATGAGATGTTTAATTAATGGAtcaaagtttctgaaaaaaatattttgaatagggAAACCTAAGCATTTATGTAAGTTTAAGAgcataaggaaaagaatgaaaaagaaaatggtataTAATGGGAAACATTGGCATcagtggaagagaagagagaatgaagaCTAGACTGAATCAGTCTCAGAAATGGGTGGTTCCATTCATTCTAAATCAGCAGATAAGGGAGAAAAATTAGTGAAAATAGATAgcaattctttttattaaaatacttaATAGAAGATATCTTAGGGATTTTtaatggatataaaattatttgatgTTTGGAAGGGGCAGACACACATATTTTACTGTACTGGATGTGTTAAAACAGATAATGAGAAATTATCCTGAGTTGAAACCATCACATACTCTAGGAAAAAGATAGGAAACATGTATATATGACCCACATTGTATGttatgaaaattaacaaaacatggGTATATGctctaaaaatttcttttttatacttttcattgTAATAATATCTACAAGTCAAAATTTCCCatattaaccactttcatgtgtacaattcccTGATATTAGTTACATTCAAGatattgcactaccatcaccaacacccaTATCCCAACTATTTTGTCATCCTATACAGAAAGTCTGCATTCATTAAGCAATGAATCTGCCCCCTTACCTGTCCTCCCTTCTGGTTCCTGGCAATCCCTAATCTAGCATTAGTCTCTATGAAATCTGCATTATTGCCACCCCTAGCCTGGAAGTAAGATACACAGGCAGCAAGACTAAATAAGTTTAAGGCAACACTATGTTACTATTAAGCAATCTGAActataaagaataaaattggacaaatgtcattatatatatatagattctatatatatataatatatatattagcctatatatatatatatatatatatatatatatatatatatataggctaaTTTTTTCCCTCATGTTGGTTCTCCATGTTGCTTAAAGATTATTTACCTTTGTCTTTACAGGTCCAAAGcacattcctcaaaaatgtcaaacTCTGCTATGGTTACAGAATTCTTGCTCACCAGATTTTCTGATGTGTGGGAGCTTAGAGTCTTACATGCCATGGTATTCCTACTGATGTACTTGGGAACCATGATGGGCAACTTTCTCATTGTAACCATAACCACCCTTGACAAGAAACTTCACatgcccatgtacttcttccttagGAATCTGTCAGTGTTGGACGTGTGTTACATTTCTGTCACTGTACCCAAGGCCTGTGTCATTTTCCTTCTAGACAACATGGTGATCTCCATGGTTGGATGTGCAGCTCAGgtcttctttgtgtttttatttgcttgtacAGAGTTACTATTCCTATCTCTCATGGCCCATGAccactatgtggccatctgccagcCCCTCTACTACACTATGATCATGAACCCTCAGGTCTGTGTCCAAATGACACTGTCAGCTGTGCTCAGTAGTATAGTGTATGCAGTATTCCACCTGGCAACACATTCTGGCTGTCCTTCTGTCAGTCAAATGTGGTCCATCAGTTCTTCTGTGATGTCCCCTCTCTGCTGAAGCTCCCCTGCTCTGAAACTTTAAGCAatgaaatttcaatttttatCTCTGCAGTGGTGGTTGCTGGTAGCTGCTTCATCACCAGGTCttatattcacatattttctaCTATACTCAAGTTTCCAACCAGAGCAGAGCAAAGAAAAGCATTTTCCACCTGTGTCCCTCACATTCTTGTGGTGACCATCTTTGTCAGCTCAATCGCTGCTGTATATATGAAGCCCACCTCCCATTCACCCATGATTCAGGACATGATCATCTCTGTTTTCTGTTCTATAGTCCCTCCTTTCCTGAATCCTATAATCTATAGTTTTAGAAATGAGCAAATAAAAGAGGCTGTAAAGAGAAGTATGAAAAAAGCAGCTTTATTCAGGAAGTGATATGATACATTTTTTGAGTTTCCTTGTTGGTGTGGTGAGTTGCAAAATGCTTCAGAATTTACTTTATTGTCTATTTCCAATTTTGGAGATCCTAACATGAGTTCTAAGAGGGTACTCATTGTATTATATTTCCTCATATAAACAACATTTCATTTTGAGATTTCCCCTCCCCAAATTCCACTAATGCTGATGCCTGAAACATCATTGCTTATGGCTATTTGCTACAGTCTATATACTAAATAGCTTGTTCTCCAATTATTCTCCTTTTACATCTAGAGAATCTTATCATATAACAACTATATATTAAAATTACCTGCTCCATTTATGCAATTATAAAACAGAATCATTTACTTATTCATGATTTTAATTACacctaaaatgtaaataattttatcttttaataaaacAGAAGCATCTGAGGTGCATTTTTAAGATAGATCAATAATATTTCATACTGTTTTCATAATTTCAAATGATagattttcaataaaaatgtatgcacaaagcaaaaaatattatttaaaatttctttttcagtgGTACATTTAGAAAACTTAGAATTAAGTTTATTTGTTAGGTATTCAAATTTTcatgacaagaataaaaaataaggcaAATTTATCTCCCTATCAATTATAAAGCTTCTGAttcattttttcaatatatttggaaaataatatgATGGAAATATGAATTTAAGTAGATTTTCATATAAGTTTCTCATATATGAGTTCACAGAATGTCTTCAGTAACGCTTGATGTAAGCATAGTAATCTCTAGtgagtgaaaaaataattaatcaGATTGGATAAATATATCCAAATCTTATGCAATATTTCATATTGCAATATTCAGTTTCTTAATCTGCAAATTGGGAACACTATTGCACTAATTAAAAGCAGTGACTACTCTTATTAATTCTAAGGTTTTTATCATCACAGTGTATTGATGTGATTGATAATTGATGAAAACTAATTCTTTGCAAACTATTCtgctgtgtgttttgttttttattgcacAGCATTTGCAGTAAAATGATACTATATTACACACATGAATATGCTTTTATCTATTATCTATATTTGTAACTTTAGAAATGTATTACTTAGCAGCATTTCTAAAGTGTAATGAGTAAACATtaatataatttgcatttctaaagtGTAATGTGTAaacattaatataattaatataatttaaataaatataatttaaaataataaaagcaaaataaatttaaatacagGTTGTTATATACTttctattatataaatattatatattgctACTAACTTTAGTCTATTCTTTACATTACTGTTTGCTGTATGTTTTGTAAAGTcctatgtgtttttttgtgtggCAACTTATACACAAACTAAAATtctgctttttaaccatttttaaatgtacaattcaatagcTGAATACTGTTAGCTATATGCACAAAAATGTGTCTCCATCACCATCATATATTGTCAAATCATTTCCTTTATCCTGAATAAAAACTCTGTATAAATTAAACATCTCCTCATTACCCTCTCCCACCTGGCCCTTGTAAcctgaattctagtttctgagtttatgatttatgtattctgcttatttcatatatttgaattcatacaatattttaaattttgcatctggcttattacactcacCATGGTGTCTTCTAGTTTTGTGtattgtagcatgaatcagaaaATCATACTTTTTATGTAAAAATGATACTCTATTGTAAGTACATATCATATTTTTActgatccattcatctgttgatgggcattctggtttatttctgccttatttttgcaaatgtgaataatgctgctatgggcAACAGGGTATAAATGTCTGTTCAACtccctgctttcatttattttggatatGCACTTAGAACTGGGACAGCAGTCACATGGAATTTCTATACTTAATGTTCTGAGATTCCTCACTATTTCTGTTTCCTGGCTTCCTTTTTTAATATCtgaattttggggggatatattcatgtaccatattAACCATACAACCAATATCTCACACATCATCAACTAGTTTTACAATCATAATCACACTCAGTTTTAGACAGCTTTCAttgctacaaaagaaaaatagcagcTAGACTTAAAAAGAAAGCCTA from Choloepus didactylus isolate mChoDid1 chromosome 1, mChoDid1.pri, whole genome shotgun sequence harbors:
- the LOC119504713 gene encoding LOW QUALITY PROTEIN: olfactory receptor 14C36-like (The sequence of the model RefSeq protein was modified relative to this genomic sequence to represent the inferred CDS: inserted 1 base in 1 codon), which codes for MSNSAMVTEFLLTRFSDVWELRVLHAMVFLLMYLGTMMGNFLIVTITTLDKKLHMPMYFFLRNLSVLDVCYISVTVPKACVIFLLDNMVISMVGCAAQVFFVFLFACTELLFLSLMAHDHYVAICQPLYYTMIMNPQVCVQMTLSAVLSSIVYAVFHLXNTFWLSFCQSNVVHQFFCDVPSLLKLPCSETLSNEISIFISAVVVAGSCFITRSYIHIFSTILKFPTRAEQRKAFSTCVPHILVVTIFVSSIAAVYMKPTSHSPMIQDMIISVFCSIVPPFLNPIIYSFRNEQIKEAVKRSMKKAALFRK